The following proteins are co-located in the Pseudomonas fluorescens genome:
- a CDS encoding UDP-N-acetylmuramoyl-tripeptide--D-alanyl-D-alanine ligase: MLKAMKFSELTQALSARVLSSDCSFDGVSIDSRNITPGQLFVALAGPRFDGHDYLNEVAAKGAVGALVQREVADSSLPQLLVADTRLALGQLGALNRAAFNKPVAAITGSSGKTTVKELLAGVLRTRGPVLATRGNLNNDFGAPLTLLELAPEHTSAVIELGASRIGEIAYTVALTKPHVAIINNAGTAHVGEFGGPEKIVEAKGEILEGLDASGTAVLNLDDKAFETWRVRAAGRKVLTFAVLNAAADFHASRITVDARGCPSFTLHTPQGSEHVQLNLLGNHNVANALAAAAAAHALGVSLFGIATGLGAVQPVKGRTVAQLATNGMRVIDDTYNANQSSVCAAIDLLKGFEGRKVLVLGDIAELGDWAEQSHREVGAYATGKVDALYAVGPNMAHAVNAFGPGARHFATQAELIQALGVAEQDKHTTILIKGSRSAVMENVVAALCGSSTEKH; the protein is encoded by the coding sequence ATGCTTAAGGCGATGAAGTTCAGCGAACTGACCCAGGCCTTGTCGGCCCGCGTACTGTCGAGCGATTGCAGCTTCGACGGCGTCAGTATCGACAGTCGCAACATCACGCCGGGGCAACTGTTTGTCGCATTGGCCGGCCCGCGTTTCGATGGTCACGACTACCTGAACGAAGTGGCCGCCAAAGGGGCCGTCGGCGCCTTGGTACAGCGCGAAGTAGCGGATTCCAGCTTGCCGCAGTTGTTGGTCGCTGACACTCGCCTGGCGTTGGGCCAACTCGGGGCGCTGAACCGCGCCGCCTTTAATAAGCCGGTTGCCGCCATCACCGGCTCCAGCGGCAAAACCACGGTCAAGGAATTGCTTGCAGGCGTGCTGCGCACGCGCGGGCCGGTCCTCGCTACCCGTGGCAACCTGAACAATGATTTCGGCGCTCCGCTGACCCTGCTCGAACTGGCCCCGGAACACACGTCGGCGGTGATCGAACTGGGCGCTTCGCGTATCGGCGAAATTGCCTACACCGTGGCGCTGACCAAGCCCCACGTTGCGATCATCAATAACGCCGGTACCGCTCACGTTGGCGAGTTCGGCGGCCCGGAAAAAATCGTCGAGGCCAAGGGCGAAATCCTGGAGGGCCTCGATGCGTCGGGCACCGCCGTGCTGAACCTCGACGACAAGGCTTTCGAGACCTGGCGTGTACGCGCCGCCGGTCGCAAGGTCCTGACGTTTGCCGTGCTGAACGCAGCGGCTGATTTCCACGCCTCCCGTATCACCGTCGACGCCCGTGGTTGCCCGTCCTTCACCTTGCACACCCCGCAAGGCAGCGAGCACGTGCAGCTGAATCTGCTGGGCAACCATAACGTCGCCAATGCCCTGGCCGCCGCTGCTGCCGCCCATGCCCTGGGTGTGTCGCTGTTCGGCATCGCCACCGGCCTGGGCGCGGTGCAGCCGGTTAAAGGCCGCACCGTTGCGCAGTTGGCTACCAATGGCATGCGCGTGATTGATGACACTTACAACGCCAACCAGTCCTCGGTCTGTGCCGCCATTGACCTGCTCAAAGGCTTCGAGGGTCGCAAGGTGTTGGTGCTGGGCGATATCGCCGAGCTGGGCGATTGGGCCGAACAGTCCCATCGCGAAGTCGGCGCCTACGCCACAGGCAAAGTCGATGCGCTCTACGCCGTCGGCCCGAACATGGCTCACGCAGTAAACGCCTTCGGTCCCGGCGCGCGGCATTTTGCAACCCAGGCCGAGCTGATCCAGGCGCTGGGCGTTGCTGAACAAGACAAACACACAACCATTTTGATCAAGGGATCGCGCAGCGCGGTGATGGAAAACGTCGTCGCGGCCTTGTGTGGCTCAAGTACGGAGAAACATTAA
- a CDS encoding UDP-N-acetylmuramoyl-L-alanyl-D-glutamate--2,6-diaminopimelate ligase — protein MSLSLNKIFAHAGRDLLIRELSLDSRNVRAGDLFLAVPGGKLDGRAHIADALARGAAAVAYEVDGATVLPITDVPLIPVKGLAAQLSDIAGRFYGDPSRQLNLVGVTGTNGKTSVTQLVAQALDQLGQHCGIVGTLGTGFYGALQSGLHTTPNPIAVQATLADLKKAGAKAVAMEVSSHGLDQGRVSALAFDVAVMTNLSRDHLDYHGTMEAYAAAKAKLFAWNDLKCRVVNLDDAFGRQLAAEDSEARLISYSLEDSSAYLYCRDAQFNDEGVLATLVTPQGEHHLRSALLGRFNLSNVLAAIGALLGLDYALDEILRVLPKLEGPAGRMQRLGGGNQPLVVVDYAHTPDALEKVLEALRPHAKGKLLCLFGCGGDRDRGKRPLMAEIVERLADGVLVTDDNPRSEAPSQIFDDIRVGFKDASKVSFVAGRGAAIAQLIASASADDVVVLAGKGHEDYQEINGERHAFSDLVEADHALTAWEVAHA, from the coding sequence ATGTCTCTTAGTTTGAACAAGATTTTTGCCCACGCCGGACGCGATCTGCTGATTCGCGAGTTGAGCCTGGACAGCCGTAATGTCCGCGCCGGTGACCTGTTCCTGGCGGTGCCGGGCGGCAAGCTCGATGGCCGTGCGCACATCGCTGATGCCCTGGCGCGCGGTGCGGCTGCGGTTGCTTATGAAGTGGACGGCGCCACTGTGTTGCCGATCACCGATGTGCCGCTGATTCCGGTCAAAGGGCTGGCAGCGCAGCTGTCGGATATTGCCGGGCGTTTCTATGGCGACCCGAGCCGCCAATTGAACCTGGTGGGCGTGACCGGCACCAACGGCAAGACCAGTGTGACCCAATTAGTCGCGCAAGCCCTTGACCAGCTGGGTCAGCATTGCGGCATCGTCGGCACCCTGGGCACGGGTTTTTATGGCGCGCTGCAAAGCGGCCTGCACACCACGCCGAACCCGATTGCCGTGCAAGCCACGCTGGCCGACCTGAAAAAGGCCGGTGCCAAGGCGGTGGCCATGGAAGTCTCCTCACACGGCCTGGACCAGGGGCGTGTGTCTGCCCTGGCGTTTGACGTGGCGGTGATGACCAACCTGTCCCGCGATCATCTCGATTACCACGGCACCATGGAGGCGTACGCCGCCGCCAAGGCCAAGCTGTTTGCCTGGAATGACCTGAAGTGCCGGGTGGTGAACCTGGATGACGCGTTCGGTCGCCAGCTGGCGGCTGAAGACAGCGAAGCACGCCTGATCAGCTACAGCCTGGAGGATTCCAGTGCGTACCTGTATTGCCGTGACGCGCAATTCAATGACGAAGGCGTGCTTGCCACGTTGGTTACGCCGCAGGGCGAGCACCACTTGCGCAGCGCACTTCTCGGCCGTTTCAACCTGAGCAACGTGCTTGCCGCCATCGGCGCACTGCTCGGTCTGGACTATGCGCTGGATGAAATCCTGCGCGTGCTGCCAAAACTGGAAGGCCCGGCCGGTCGCATGCAACGTTTGGGTGGCGGCAACCAGCCGCTGGTGGTGGTCGATTACGCCCATACACCGGACGCCTTGGAGAAAGTGCTCGAAGCCTTGCGCCCACACGCCAAGGGCAAATTGCTCTGCCTGTTCGGCTGCGGCGGTGATCGCGATCGCGGCAAACGTCCGTTGATGGCCGAGATCGTCGAGCGTTTGGCCGATGGCGTGCTCGTCACTGATGACAACCCACGCAGCGAAGCCCCGAGCCAGATTTTCGATGACATCCGTGTCGGCTTTAAAGACGCCTCCAAGGTGAGCTTCGTTGCCGGTCGCGGCGCAGCCATTGCGCAACTGATCGCCAGCGCCAGCGCTGACGATGTCGTGGTGCTGGCTGGTAAAGGTCACGAGGACTACCAGGAAATCAACGGCGAACGCCATGCCTTCTCCGACCTGGTCGAAGCCGATCACGCCCTGACGGCCTGGGAGGTTGCCCATGCTTAA
- the mraY gene encoding phospho-N-acetylmuramoyl-pentapeptide-transferase has translation MLLLLAEYLQQFHKGFAVFQYLTLRGILGVLTALSLSLFLGPWMIRTLQSLQIGQSVRNDGPQSHLSKSGTPTMGGALILSSIGISTLLWADLHNRYVWVVLLVTLLFGAIGWVDDYRKVIEKNSKGLPSRWKYFWQSVFGLAAAIFLYTTAPSAVETTLIIPMLKDASIPLGIGFVVLTYFVIVGSSNAVNLTDGLDGLAIMPTVMVGGALGIFCYLSGNVKFAEYLLIPYVPGAGELIVFCGALIGAGLGFLWFNTYPAQVFMGDVGALALGAALGTIAVIVRQEIVLFIMGGVFVMETLSVVIQVASFKLTGRRVFRMAPIHHHFELKGWPEPRVIVRFWIITVILVLVGLATLKLR, from the coding sequence ATGCTGCTGCTGCTGGCTGAGTATCTGCAACAGTTCCACAAAGGCTTCGCGGTCTTTCAGTACCTGACCCTGCGCGGGATTCTGGGTGTGCTGACCGCGCTGTCTCTGTCGCTGTTCCTGGGGCCGTGGATGATCCGCACCCTGCAGAGCCTGCAAATTGGTCAATCGGTTCGCAATGACGGCCCGCAGTCGCACCTGTCCAAGTCCGGCACCCCGACCATGGGCGGCGCGCTGATCCTGTCGTCCATCGGCATCAGCACCTTGCTGTGGGCCGACCTGCATAATCGCTACGTGTGGGTCGTGCTGCTGGTGACCCTGCTGTTCGGCGCCATCGGCTGGGTCGATGACTACCGCAAAGTGATCGAAAAGAACTCCAAGGGCCTGCCGAGCCGCTGGAAATATTTCTGGCAGTCGGTGTTCGGCCTTGCGGCGGCGATCTTCCTTTACACCACTGCGCCGAGCGCCGTGGAAACCACCTTGATCATCCCGATGCTCAAGGATGCGAGCATTCCACTGGGCATTGGCTTCGTGGTGCTGACCTACTTCGTCATCGTCGGCTCCAGCAACGCCGTGAACCTGACTGATGGCCTCGACGGCCTGGCGATCATGCCGACGGTGATGGTGGGCGGCGCGCTCGGCATCTTCTGCTACCTGTCGGGTAACGTGAAGTTCGCTGAATACCTGCTGATCCCTTATGTGCCGGGCGCAGGTGAGTTGATCGTGTTCTGCGGCGCGCTGATCGGTGCCGGCCTGGGCTTCCTGTGGTTCAACACCTATCCCGCACAAGTCTTCATGGGTGACGTCGGCGCGCTCGCGCTGGGCGCAGCCTTGGGCACCATCGCCGTGATCGTACGCCAGGAAATCGTGCTGTTCATCATGGGCGGTGTGTTCGTGATGGAAACCCTGTCGGTGGTCATCCAGGTGGCCTCCTTCAAATTGACCGGGCGCCGCGTGTTCCGCATGGCGCCGATTCACCACCACTTTGAACTCAAGGGCTGGCCCGAGCCGCGTGTGATTGTCCGTTTCTGGATCATCA